The window TATAAGGGCGTTTGTTGGTGAGTGCGTCGAACACATCAGCTACGGCGACGATGCGGCCCTCGATAGGGATTTTCTCACCTTGAAGCTTAGCGGGGTAGCCGCTACCATCCCACTTTTCATGATGATAAAGTGCTACAGAATGGGCGAGCTGAATAAGCTCAGACTTGGTGTTAGCCAAGATTTCTGCACCGATAAGTGGGTGTTGCTGCATGATGCGTATTTCTTCATCATCCAAACGTCCTGGTTTTAGCAAGATGTGGTCGGGGATGCCAATCTTGCCGATGTCATGCATGGGTGAGGCTTGCAGCAGTTTATCGGCAAAGTCTTCATTAAAGCCTAATGCCAGTGCGAGGATTTTTGAAATATGGCTCATGCGCATGACGTGCATGCCAGTTTCGTTGTCTTTATACTCGGCGGCGCGACCCAGACGTTGGATCAGCTCAAGATGTGTTTTTTTTAGCTCTTCAGCACTCACCAGCGAAAGGTGTGTACGTACACGTGCCTTGACAATCACTGGTGTGATTGGTTTGGTGATGTAGTCGACTGCACCACATTCAAAACCCTTGGTTTCATCCACTTCGTCTTTGAGCGCTGTGACAAAAATCACTGGAATGTGTTGTGTATTGAGTTGCGATTTGAGTTGCTGGCAGACCTCAAAGCCTGTCATCTCCGGCATCATGACGTCCAGAAGAATCAAATCAG is drawn from Methylotenera versatilis 301 and contains these coding sequences:
- a CDS encoding HD domain-containing phosphohydrolase, with translation MTHPAKLLPKLLIVDDEPTNLKVLKQVLQQDYRLSFAKNGVDALELAARELPDLILLDVMMPEMTGFEVCQQLKSQLNTQHIPVIFVTALKDEVDETKGFECGAVDYITKPITPVIVKARVRTHLSLVSAEELKKTHLELIQRLGRAAEYKDNETGMHVMRMSHISKILALALGFNEDFADKLLQASPMHDIGKIGIPDHILLKPGRLDDEEIRIMQQHPLIGAEILANTKSELIQLAHSVALYHHEKWDGSGYPAKLQGEKIPIEGRIVAVADVFDALTNKRPYKEAWSVEKTMDLIKEQSGKHFDPQVVDALVRELDHVLQTVGQWQDI